One Chthoniobacterales bacterium DNA segment encodes these proteins:
- a CDS encoding alpha-L-fucosidase: MGKNSWFHEARYGMFIHWGAYSVAGRGEWIRNREKIPQDEYKRMYAENFRAENYDPASWAKLAKEVGMGYAILTARHHDGFALWPTKTGDFHAGKIGPKRDLVGPFVEAFRSAGLKVGLYYSPADWSHPDYPGAYFRDWPGVEDWTSKAVRERFIAYYRSQLIELMTGYGKIDYLWYDGCIPENLQSREVNEELLRLQPHLLINERNGPPSHVRISEQAIRAPKDDVLWEACMTLNDNWAYHAGDTNWKSARQVVQLLTETASKAGNLLLNVGPKADGTIPAESEQILREVGAWLKRNGDTIYSSSRSPFTWSNWGRVTTRGNTVYLHIWNSTGVELCFAEIKNRVLSARLVATGESVDFQQTGDRLFLKNLPVPLPDPLDTAIALELDGIPEPSTPCTTFWIPE; the protein is encoded by the coding sequence ATGGGTAAAAATTCTTGGTTTCACGAAGCCCGTTACGGGATGTTTATTCATTGGGGGGCCTACTCAGTTGCGGGCCGTGGCGAATGGATACGTAATCGAGAGAAAATCCCGCAGGACGAATACAAGCGGATGTATGCGGAGAATTTCCGCGCGGAAAACTACGATCCCGCCTCGTGGGCGAAACTCGCAAAAGAAGTCGGAATGGGGTATGCGATACTGACAGCACGTCATCACGACGGGTTCGCTCTCTGGCCTACCAAAACAGGGGATTTTCATGCCGGTAAGATCGGACCGAAACGCGACTTGGTGGGACCCTTCGTCGAGGCGTTTCGTTCAGCGGGCCTGAAGGTGGGATTGTACTACTCTCCGGCCGATTGGTCGCACCCGGACTATCCAGGAGCTTACTTTCGTGATTGGCCTGGGGTAGAAGACTGGACAAGCAAAGCCGTTCGCGAACGATTCATAGCCTACTATCGTTCTCAGCTTATCGAACTAATGACCGGCTATGGCAAAATCGACTATCTTTGGTACGACGGCTGCATTCCTGAAAATCTCCAGAGCCGTGAAGTCAACGAGGAATTGTTGCGTTTGCAGCCACATCTGCTGATCAATGAGCGCAACGGTCCGCCGTCACATGTGCGGATCAGCGAACAGGCAATCCGCGCCCCCAAGGATGACGTGCTGTGGGAAGCGTGTATGACGCTTAATGACAACTGGGCTTATCACGCAGGCGATACAAATTGGAAATCCGCTCGGCAGGTTGTCCAGTTACTCACAGAAACGGCTTCAAAGGCCGGGAATCTGCTGCTCAACGTCGGTCCCAAGGCCGATGGCACAATCCCCGCAGAGTCCGAACAAATTTTGCGCGAAGTCGGAGCCTGGCTAAAGCGCAACGGCGATACGATCTACAGCAGCAGTCGTTCGCCTTTTACGTGGAGCAATTGGGGCCGCGTCACTACGCGGGGAAATACCGTTTATCTACATATCTGGAACAGCACCGGAGTCGAGCTTTGCTTCGCGGAAATCAAGAACCGCGTCCTGTCCGCACGTTTGGTAGCGACCGGCGAATCGGTCGATTTTCAGCAGACAGGAGATCGATTATTTTTAAAAAATCTTCCTGTTCCCTTGCCCGATCCACTGGATACGGCAATCGCCTTGGAACTCGACGGAATCCCCGAACCCTCCACCCCGTGCACTACTTTTTGGATACCTGAATAA
- a CDS encoding mandelate racemase/muconate lactonizing enzyme family protein yields the protein MKITSLTPYIVDCFRTNWVFLKVETSDGIYGWGEASLEYRELTVAEAMREIGRTVIGRRAGDIEALWHEVNREVYYRGGPVYMSALGALEMALWDIKGKALGVPVYEMLGGKVRDVIPCYANAWFTGARKPEEFATKARTAVEAGYKGLKWDPFGDAYLDLTPGGLRAAEACVAAVAEAVDGRAELLIEGHGRFNVPAAVRAADMLKAFGVGWFEEPLPPGNLEALADVRRRSQVPIAAGERLYSRWDYVPFFASKCADFAQADVIHAGGISELRRIAEMAEAHFIPCCPHNPCGPVANAATLHVAAVSHNIPRLETMATDVPWRKEVSREDTRFVDGSLTIPNTPGLGVDIDVAALKKYPYQPHPLRHYAGTLTDIRPVDSGYIFENQK from the coding sequence ATGAAAATCACTTCGCTTACGCCATATATTGTCGATTGTTTCCGAACAAACTGGGTTTTTCTAAAAGTGGAAACCTCCGACGGTATTTACGGTTGGGGGGAGGCCTCGCTCGAATATCGCGAGCTGACCGTGGCAGAGGCAATGCGCGAGATTGGCCGAACAGTGATCGGACGCCGGGCCGGGGACATCGAGGCGCTTTGGCACGAAGTGAATCGGGAGGTGTATTACCGCGGTGGACCAGTTTACATGTCGGCACTGGGCGCGTTGGAGATGGCATTGTGGGACATCAAGGGCAAGGCACTGGGGGTGCCGGTGTACGAGATGCTGGGCGGGAAAGTGCGGGACGTTATCCCGTGCTACGCGAATGCGTGGTTCACCGGGGCGCGAAAGCCAGAGGAATTTGCGACCAAGGCCCGGACGGCAGTCGAGGCCGGTTACAAGGGACTCAAGTGGGATCCGTTCGGGGATGCCTATTTGGATTTAACGCCCGGGGGGCTGCGGGCAGCGGAGGCGTGTGTGGCGGCGGTGGCGGAAGCGGTGGACGGGCGCGCGGAGCTTTTGATTGAGGGGCACGGGCGTTTCAATGTCCCCGCGGCGGTGCGGGCAGCCGATATGCTGAAAGCTTTCGGCGTGGGCTGGTTTGAGGAACCGCTGCCGCCCGGGAACCTGGAGGCACTGGCCGACGTGCGACGGCGTTCGCAGGTGCCAATTGCGGCCGGGGAACGTCTTTACAGCCGGTGGGACTATGTGCCGTTCTTTGCGTCGAAGTGCGCGGATTTCGCCCAGGCGGACGTGATCCATGCGGGAGGAATTTCCGAATTGCGGCGGATTGCCGAAATGGCGGAGGCACATTTTATTCCCTGCTGTCCTCACAATCCCTGCGGGCCAGTGGCGAATGCTGCCACGCTGCACGTCGCGGCGGTTTCCCACAATATCCCTCGCCTGGAAACGATGGCAACGGACGTGCCGTGGCGAAAAGAAGTTAGTCGGGAGGATACGCGCTTCGTGGACGGCAGTCTGACAATTCCGAATACGCCGGGACTAGGAGTGGACATCGACGTGGCCGCACTAAAGAAATATCCATATCAGCCGCATCCGCTGCGGCACTATGCTGGAACCCTGACGGACATTCGCCCCGTGGATTCGGGCTACATTTTCGAGAACCAAAAATGA
- a CDS encoding helix-turn-helix domain-containing protein: MKEIEPFLFDWQALHVVLDRCYEGPPSGKSGTFQGTVLTVCHLLEGSVTMHKDGVTVDTCAGKKEWIVCIPGERTQHFSDNARIISIHLAVKSPENGAEWRGIPIVRFAPDRVASRAMTRLCGAKVIRRLTREQTLKIYGVLLSLPEMLEIQELTLAFLRNLLRIAALHKFRFEPPLIHDPRVRESHRSLSTIDLRERYLRQTFAAKYGLTAGQLDRLWRHELGMTPRQYHECRRVAFASEQLRRQGTSVKCIAVDLGFRHLSQFSNWFSAHQNESPRQFQTRPESN, translated from the coding sequence GTGAAGGAAATCGAACCTTTTCTCTTTGACTGGCAAGCTCTCCATGTCGTTCTCGACCGCTGCTACGAGGGGCCTCCCTCCGGGAAATCCGGCACTTTTCAAGGCACGGTTTTGACCGTCTGCCACCTGCTGGAAGGCAGCGTGACCATGCACAAAGACGGTGTCACTGTTGACACTTGCGCCGGGAAAAAAGAATGGATCGTCTGCATTCCCGGCGAACGTACACAGCACTTTTCTGACAACGCTCGTATCATCTCCATCCATCTCGCCGTTAAAAGCCCTGAAAACGGGGCGGAGTGGCGCGGGATTCCCATTGTCCGTTTTGCCCCGGACCGAGTGGCTTCGCGAGCAATGACGCGGTTGTGTGGGGCAAAAGTTATCCGACGCCTGACTCGGGAACAAACTTTAAAAATCTACGGGGTGCTTCTTTCATTGCCGGAGATGCTAGAGATTCAGGAACTGACTCTTGCGTTTCTTCGTAATCTCTTGCGAATTGCCGCGTTGCACAAATTTCGCTTCGAACCGCCACTTATTCATGACCCTCGCGTTCGCGAAAGCCATCGAAGTTTGTCCACGATTGATTTACGCGAGCGATACCTGCGGCAAACATTCGCCGCAAAGTACGGCCTTACGGCTGGTCAATTGGATCGGCTCTGGCGCCACGAACTCGGAATGACCCCGCGGCAATATCATGAATGCCGGCGGGTAGCATTCGCTAGCGAGCAACTCCGCAGGCAGGGAACTTCTGTCAAATGCATTGCTGTGGATCTGGGGTTTCGCCATCTTTCTCAATTTTCCAACTGGTTTTCCGCCCACCAAAACGAGTCTCCTCGGCAATTCCAAACTCGCCCTGAGTCGAATTGA
- a CDS encoding SGNH/GDSL hydrolase family protein, protein MIIKPTDTILFTGDSITDRGRKRDAALNDPLALGVGYVRLLSERIRTELQSPELTIINCGMSGNRIYDIEDRIESDLLAFKPTVVSILAGINDTWRRYDSNIISETGAFQASYRRILERVRDELGARIIILEPFLLPVGKDRRTWREDIDPKITAIRELAAEFAVAYIPFDGIFAAACCQSPAEHWLPDGVHPSPAGNALMADMWMAAVK, encoded by the coding sequence ATGATAATCAAACCCACCGACACCATTCTTTTCACTGGCGACAGCATCACCGATCGAGGGCGCAAACGCGATGCCGCCCTAAACGACCCCCTCGCTCTGGGAGTGGGCTACGTGCGTCTGTTGAGCGAACGCATTCGCACAGAACTGCAATCACCCGAACTCACCATTATCAATTGCGGCATGAGCGGCAATCGCATCTACGATATTGAGGATCGCATCGAATCCGATCTGCTCGCTTTCAAACCGACCGTGGTTTCTATTCTGGCGGGAATCAACGACACCTGGCGTCGTTACGACAGCAATATCATCTCCGAAACTGGAGCCTTCCAAGCCAGCTATCGCCGCATTTTGGAACGTGTCCGCGATGAACTCGGAGCGCGCATCATCATTCTGGAGCCGTTCCTTTTGCCCGTTGGGAAAGATCGTCGCACTTGGCGCGAGGACATTGATCCAAAGATCACGGCCATTCGGGAACTCGCAGCGGAATTTGCGGTCGCTTATATCCCATTCGATGGAATTTTTGCCGCTGCCTGCTGTCAGTCGCCTGCCGAACATTGGCTGCCCGATGGGGTGCATCCTTCACCTGCCGGTAATGCCCTCATGGCGGACATGTGGATGGCTGCCGTGAAATAA
- the dusB gene encoding tRNA dihydrouridine synthase DusB, with protein MLPWFQNQFPLYLAPMAGVTDHVFRQLCKEQGADVMVTEFVSAEGILRRNERTCEYLAFTPDERPLGVQLFGADPEHLGEAARSVIDWVQPDFIDLNFGCPVNKVVSKLGGSALLRDCPLLGRVASAVVRAAGNVPVTGKIRIGWSATTINATETAHVLEDSGIQAIAVHGRTKEQGYSGRADWDVIGEVAASVQIPVIGNGDIASPIDVELRRAQTGVAGIMIGRAAMTAPWIFRMIKHYLATGEVLPDIALELKWEFVQRHARAVVAASIATGRPEQPAMHSLRARLMAYSRGMPGGKHLRSRLQSVSSLSELEVIAAEHITWFQEREAAGLAG; from the coding sequence ATGCTTCCCTGGTTTCAAAACCAATTCCCGCTCTACCTCGCCCCCATGGCGGGAGTTACCGACCACGTCTTTCGCCAGCTTTGCAAAGAACAGGGCGCCGACGTCATGGTCACCGAGTTCGTTTCCGCCGAAGGCATCCTCCGCCGCAACGAACGCACCTGCGAATACCTCGCCTTCACCCCCGACGAACGCCCCCTCGGCGTGCAACTCTTCGGAGCCGACCCCGAGCACCTCGGCGAAGCCGCCCGCTCCGTTATCGACTGGGTGCAACCCGACTTCATCGACCTCAACTTCGGCTGCCCCGTCAATAAAGTCGTCAGCAAACTCGGCGGCTCCGCCCTCCTGCGCGATTGCCCCCTCCTCGGCCGCGTCGCCAGCGCCGTCGTCCGGGCGGCGGGAAACGTCCCCGTCACCGGCAAAATCCGCATCGGCTGGAGCGCCACCACCATCAACGCCACCGAAACCGCCCATGTCCTTGAGGACAGCGGCATCCAGGCCATCGCCGTCCACGGACGCACCAAAGAGCAGGGCTACAGCGGACGCGCTGATTGGGACGTGATCGGTGAAGTCGCCGCCAGCGTCCAAATTCCCGTCATCGGCAACGGCGACATCGCCAGCCCCATCGACGTGGAACTCCGCCGTGCGCAAACCGGCGTCGCGGGCATCATGATCGGACGCGCCGCCATGACCGCCCCCTGGATTTTCCGAATGATCAAACACTACCTCGCCACCGGCGAAGTCCTGCCCGACATCGCATTGGAACTCAAATGGGAATTCGTCCAACGCCACGCCCGCGCCGTCGTCGCCGCTTCCATTGCCACCGGCCGCCCTGAACAACCCGCCATGCACTCCCTGCGCGCGCGCCTCATGGCCTATTCACGCGGGATGCCCGGCGGCAAACACCTCCGCAGCCGCCTGCAAAGCGTGTCGAGTTTGAGCGAATTGGAAGTCATCGCTGCCGAACACATCACGTGGTTTCAAGAACGCGAAGCCGCCGGACTTGCAGGGTAA
- a CDS encoding beta-galactosidase: protein MSNTSAYASYPNLTYLGRLKTRTSREIASSRLGVGFETLDRDMWNPDQAWPVLSALGVKWARVQTGWAKTEQQEGVYEFAWLDEIVDKLIERGVKPWLSLSYGNRLYTESASPAGVGFPPIHTEKERRAWQNYVEAVVSHFRNRLDHYEVWNEPDLLSFWKPLPRASEYVDLVRLSAESVRKHQPEAKMIGGAIAWGMTPWSIKFLEDCLKLGIHEWVDIVSYHGYKSIPERHSMQEFPAFRHILNKYKPTLGLWQGESGVQSYVPEKARGVGALSTMKFSEAIQARMLLRRFLLELGNDTGMCSYFHMADFAHYSDLKETFHYGLVRLEDGSLKPAYYALQSLATLLSDPMEPAHGRTSCHMSVLSDTADPRATKVATWQENFVCGDVPVHAWWLPESVETDPEVQPMEMTYWIASGLKLDKPVLIDPLTQEVYAVSFEMDKRTCAETWMSPDPDAEGVRIFKPLPISNTPLFLTDRSLVSLRDETK, encoded by the coding sequence ATGAGTAACACATCCGCCTACGCCTCCTATCCAAACTTAACGTATTTGGGCCGACTGAAAACACGCACGAGCCGGGAGATCGCTTCGTCCCGGCTGGGGGTTGGTTTTGAAACGCTGGATAGGGATATGTGGAACCCAGACCAGGCCTGGCCTGTGCTGAGCGCTCTAGGGGTGAAATGGGCACGGGTACAGACAGGATGGGCAAAGACAGAGCAACAGGAAGGCGTCTATGAGTTTGCTTGGCTCGACGAGATCGTGGATAAGCTGATCGAGCGTGGGGTGAAGCCTTGGCTGAGCCTGAGTTACGGTAACCGACTTTATACGGAGTCAGCCTCGCCCGCGGGAGTCGGCTTTCCGCCGATCCACACGGAGAAAGAACGTCGAGCGTGGCAGAATTACGTGGAAGCGGTGGTGAGCCATTTTCGAAACCGCCTAGACCATTACGAGGTATGGAACGAGCCTGATTTGCTGTCATTCTGGAAGCCGCTGCCGCGGGCGTCCGAATACGTCGATCTGGTGCGCCTTTCTGCCGAGTCGGTACGGAAGCACCAGCCGGAGGCCAAGATGATCGGCGGAGCGATTGCCTGGGGAATGACGCCGTGGAGCATCAAATTCTTGGAAGATTGCCTGAAGCTAGGTATCCACGAGTGGGTCGATATTGTTTCTTACCACGGCTACAAGTCGATCCCGGAACGTCACAGCATGCAGGAGTTCCCGGCCTTTCGGCATATCTTAAACAAATACAAGCCGACGCTCGGCTTATGGCAGGGTGAGTCGGGGGTGCAGTCGTATGTGCCGGAAAAGGCGCGAGGCGTGGGGGCTCTATCGACGATGAAGTTCAGCGAGGCGATTCAGGCCCGGATGCTGCTTCGACGCTTTCTGCTGGAACTTGGGAACGACACAGGTATGTGCAGTTATTTTCACATGGCGGACTTCGCCCACTACTCAGACTTAAAGGAGACCTTCCATTACGGCTTGGTGCGTTTGGAGGACGGGTCACTGAAGCCGGCTTATTACGCGCTTCAATCGCTGGCTACGCTCTTGAGTGATCCGATGGAGCCAGCCCACGGCCGCACTTCCTGCCATATGAGCGTGTTGAGCGACACAGCCGACCCGCGTGCGACGAAGGTGGCCACGTGGCAGGAAAACTTCGTCTGCGGCGACGTACCGGTTCATGCGTGGTGGCTGCCGGAATCTGTGGAGACTGATCCGGAGGTCCAGCCGATGGAGATGACGTATTGGATCGCCTCTGGGCTGAAATTGGATAAGCCTGTATTGATTGATCCGTTGACCCAGGAGGTTTATGCGGTTTCCTTTGAAATGGACAAACGGACGTGCGCGGAAACGTGGATGTCGCCCGATCCGGATGCGGAAGGGGTGCGCATCTTTAAACCGCTGCCGATCAGCAACACGCCGCTGTTTTTGACGGATCGTTCGCTAGTGTCGCTTCGGGACGAGACAAAGTAG
- a CDS encoding glycoside hydrolase family 52 protein: MTINYNAHHAAPGAYGTFTLGHFHTRGGFGVNDGRAPGNQHVYAGYTRDGATLQCLPFFEPEHASATAAFLGEHGTAEVPRKLQAFAEADIQRKLGWAADEWTVPGFRLRIDSPFGPIPEPAPATVEALRRSLLPAVTAEIEWDNSDGTTEMTGFFAIHFAKAGVNLLSDDSLTGLEFTGSLGVATPASAGVRVIVGPDLHEALAARVPHVLFSTAGIAVLVPAGEKRTLPLVLSWFVPGIVTGRLEGSYYYTRCFASLLDVTHYALTHHAERARWARELDNALEAAPLNPSQRFLIAHSTRSYYGSSQLLEVAGEPFWIVNEGEYCMMNTFDLSVDQLFFEMRTNPWVVRNILDSFVRHYSYVDELREPAGENLFPGGISFTHDMGVLNRFSPHGHSSYEMPDKPGCFSYMTQEQLCNWILCATTYVEGEDDDAWLRQNEYVVRACLESMRRRDHPDPAQRNGIMGLDSSRCVSGQEITTYDSLDASLGQARNNLYVAVKCWASYLGLARMLHRLGDHATGDQAEAGAGLAAQSITAKFDPALGFIPAVFEGANQSAIIPAIECLVFPLEWGDADAVSSSGRFGSLIQALERHLGTVLRPGLCLCDDGGWKLSSTSRNTWMSKIALCQHVARIVFHVDQPEADAAHEKWQKEGCGYWAFCDQIIDGKPVGSKYYPRGVTSILWMENFSCKVLGLITLQVRRLRVLETT; this comes from the coding sequence GTGACGATCAACTACAACGCCCATCACGCGGCGCCGGGCGCTTACGGCACGTTCACACTCGGGCACTTTCACACTCGCGGCGGATTCGGCGTAAACGACGGACGCGCGCCGGGGAATCAGCACGTTTACGCCGGCTATACGCGCGACGGCGCGACGCTGCAATGCCTGCCGTTCTTTGAACCGGAGCACGCCAGCGCGACCGCCGCGTTCCTCGGTGAGCATGGGACTGCGGAAGTCCCCAGAAAGCTGCAGGCGTTCGCGGAAGCCGACATCCAGCGCAAACTCGGATGGGCCGCGGACGAGTGGACTGTGCCCGGCTTTCGCCTGCGAATCGATTCTCCTTTCGGGCCGATTCCCGAGCCCGCGCCAGCAACCGTGGAAGCTTTGCGCCGATCTTTGCTGCCGGCTGTCACGGCCGAGATCGAGTGGGATAACTCCGACGGCACCACGGAGATGACTGGCTTTTTCGCGATCCATTTCGCCAAGGCCGGAGTCAACTTGCTGTCGGACGACAGTTTGACAGGTCTGGAGTTCACCGGTTCGCTGGGCGTGGCGACGCCGGCCAGCGCTGGCGTGCGCGTGATCGTCGGCCCTGATTTGCATGAAGCTTTGGCCGCGCGCGTGCCGCATGTCTTGTTCAGCACCGCCGGCATTGCGGTCCTCGTGCCGGCTGGCGAAAAGCGCACCTTGCCGCTGGTTTTGAGCTGGTTTGTGCCGGGCATCGTGACCGGCCGCCTCGAGGGCTCCTACTACTATACGCGCTGTTTTGCCTCGCTGCTCGACGTGACGCACTACGCGCTCACTCATCATGCTGAACGCGCCAGGTGGGCCCGCGAACTCGACAACGCGCTCGAAGCCGCGCCGCTTAACCCATCGCAGCGCTTCCTGATCGCGCACTCCACGCGCAGCTACTACGGCTCCTCCCAATTGCTCGAGGTCGCGGGCGAGCCGTTCTGGATCGTGAACGAGGGTGAATATTGCATGATGAACACGTTCGATCTCTCCGTGGATCAATTGTTCTTCGAGATGCGCACCAACCCATGGGTCGTGCGAAACATCCTCGATAGCTTTGTCCGGCATTACAGCTACGTGGACGAACTGCGCGAGCCGGCGGGCGAAAACCTATTCCCCGGTGGTATCTCATTCACGCACGACATGGGGGTGTTGAATCGCTTTTCGCCACACGGTCATTCCTCCTATGAAATGCCGGACAAGCCGGGCTGTTTCAGCTACATGACGCAAGAGCAGCTCTGTAATTGGATCTTGTGCGCTACGACCTACGTCGAAGGCGAGGACGACGACGCGTGGCTGCGGCAGAACGAATACGTTGTGCGGGCGTGCCTTGAGAGTATGCGGCGGCGCGATCATCCGGATCCGGCGCAGCGGAATGGCATCATGGGATTGGACTCATCGCGCTGCGTTTCAGGACAGGAGATCACCACCTACGATTCGCTCGATGCTTCGCTCGGCCAGGCTCGGAACAATCTCTATGTCGCAGTAAAATGCTGGGCCTCCTACCTTGGCCTCGCACGAATGCTCCACCGGCTCGGCGATCACGCAACCGGCGACCAGGCAGAAGCCGGCGCTGGACTGGCGGCCCAAAGTATCACCGCGAAATTCGATCCAGCCCTCGGCTTTATCCCTGCGGTCTTTGAAGGTGCCAACCAAAGCGCCATCATCCCCGCCATCGAGTGCCTCGTTTTCCCGTTGGAATGGGGCGACGCCGACGCCGTCAGCTCCAGCGGACGATTCGGGAGTTTGATCCAGGCTCTGGAACGGCACCTCGGCACGGTGCTTCGTCCCGGCCTCTGCCTCTGCGATGACGGCGGTTGGAAACTCTCCTCGACGAGCCGCAACACCTGGATGAGCAAGATCGCCCTTTGCCAGCATGTCGCGCGCATCGTGTTTCACGTTGACCAGCCCGAAGCCGATGCCGCCCACGAGAAGTGGCAGAAGGAAGGGTGCGGCTATTGGGCCTTCTGCGATCAGATCATCGACGGGAAACCTGTGGGCTCGAAATACTATCCGCGCGGTGTCACCAGCATCCTGTGGATGGAAAACTTTAGTTGCAAGGTTCTGGGTCTGATTACCCTGCAAGTCCGGCGGCTTCGCGTTCTTGAAACCACGTGA
- a CDS encoding Gfo/Idh/MocA family oxidoreductase, whose amino-acid sequence MTKGFALVGLGFGQWVLKDFLTGAKADPFFKLQAVCDLDLDLAKRVAAEYGVRAESSLDRLLRDSTIEVIGLFTGPTGRAALIRKIVAAGRHVMTTKPFETDPAAADVLELAKERGCVVMMNSPQRPECRVDLTAISEWQVEFSLGEPIAVHSEVWASYCEKADGGWQDDPRTCPAAPLFRLSIYAINDLISLFGKVESVGVLTARRFTDRPTPDNACAQMKFLNGMLASFTSSFCVDDTEPYQSSLILHFQRGTIYRNMMRAVRGTPSKGVSLNLVCSQGGERRLAQMEIPISIGEYPWEVLYQAIAQKSQSFMPDTEVVAEGLRVIDAIRRSEQSGHTERVMRG is encoded by the coding sequence ATGACTAAAGGTTTTGCGCTGGTTGGACTCGGATTTGGGCAATGGGTCTTAAAAGACTTTCTGACCGGAGCAAAGGCCGATCCATTTTTCAAGCTCCAGGCCGTCTGCGATCTCGATCTGGATTTGGCAAAAAGAGTCGCCGCCGAATACGGAGTCCGGGCGGAGTCCTCGCTAGACCGGCTTCTCAGAGACAGCACTATCGAGGTGATCGGCCTTTTCACCGGGCCGACGGGCCGTGCGGCGTTAATTCGGAAAATCGTTGCGGCAGGCCGACACGTCATGACCACAAAGCCTTTCGAGACGGATCCGGCAGCTGCGGATGTGTTGGAACTTGCCAAGGAGCGGGGCTGCGTGGTGATGATGAACTCTCCGCAAAGACCGGAGTGCCGAGTTGATCTGACGGCGATCAGTGAGTGGCAGGTGGAATTTTCCCTCGGAGAACCCATCGCAGTGCATTCGGAAGTCTGGGCATCCTATTGCGAGAAGGCCGACGGCGGCTGGCAGGATGATCCTCGAACCTGTCCCGCTGCCCCCTTATTCCGGCTCTCGATTTATGCCATCAACGATTTGATTTCCCTCTTTGGCAAGGTGGAGTCGGTAGGCGTGCTGACGGCGCGGCGTTTTACTGACCGCCCGACCCCCGACAACGCTTGCGCGCAGATGAAGTTTCTAAACGGCATGCTGGCCTCGTTTACCTCTTCTTTTTGCGTGGACGATACCGAGCCTTATCAATCGTCTCTGATTCTTCATTTCCAGAGGGGCACGATTTACCGGAACATGATGCGTGCCGTGCGCGGCACACCTTCTAAGGGCGTGTCGTTGAATCTCGTCTGTTCGCAAGGAGGGGAACGCCGATTAGCCCAAATGGAAATACCGATTTCCATCGGGGAATATCCGTGGGAGGTCTTGTATCAAGCGATAGCCCAAAAATCGCAGTCCTTTATGCCCGACACAGAAGTCGTTGCGGAAGGCTTGCGGGTGATTGATGCCATTCGCAGGTCGGAACAAAGCGGTCATACGGAGCGCGTGATGAGGGGGTAA
- a CDS encoding SDR family oxidoreductase: MKASEKRKTVLVTGSTQNLGFAIATAFTDTGACVVVHGQCEDEATDTRRRLKERAPQAEVEAVAFDLGKSVEIERGFAGLKKRGLLPDVLVNNAANLGLGDSGFLEQSPEFFRKVLEVNLFGVFYCSQLAAAEMKRRGRGSIVNISSLAGERAVWGRSAYNTSKAALDGLTRSMVLELAEHGIRINTVVPGYVWTPRWEKIGSKATTRRRKNIPVGVPTTVEEIARLVLFLALDEGPTLLGARVVIDGGLSVQQVPKDAGA, from the coding sequence ATGAAGGCATCGGAAAAGCGGAAGACGGTGTTGGTGACTGGTTCCACGCAAAATCTGGGATTTGCCATTGCGACGGCTTTCACCGACACGGGCGCGTGTGTGGTGGTTCACGGACAGTGCGAGGACGAAGCTACGGATACTCGGCGGCGTTTGAAGGAACGAGCGCCGCAGGCAGAAGTGGAAGCGGTGGCCTTTGATTTGGGAAAGAGTGTGGAGATCGAGCGAGGATTTGCTGGGCTGAAAAAACGAGGCCTGTTACCTGATGTGCTAGTAAACAATGCGGCCAATTTGGGCCTGGGCGATTCCGGTTTTCTGGAACAAAGTCCAGAATTCTTTCGGAAGGTGCTGGAAGTAAATCTGTTCGGTGTTTTCTACTGCTCTCAATTGGCGGCGGCGGAAATGAAGCGCCGGGGCCGGGGCTCGATCGTGAACATTTCCTCGTTAGCCGGGGAGCGGGCTGTCTGGGGACGCAGTGCTTACAATACGAGCAAGGCGGCGCTGGACGGATTGACGCGCTCGATGGTGCTGGAACTCGCAGAGCACGGGATTCGGATCAATACTGTGGTGCCAGGTTACGTATGGACGCCGCGCTGGGAGAAGATCGGAAGTAAGGCGACCACGCGACGTCGAAAAAACATCCCTGTTGGAGTACCGACTACTGTGGAAGAAATCGCGCGACTAGTACTATTCCTGGCTTTGGACGAAGGGCCCACACTGCTAGGTGCTCGCGTGGTGATCGACGGGGGCCTGAGCGTTCAGCAAGTGCCGAAAGATGCAGGTGCGTGA